Proteins found in one Zea mays cultivar B73 chromosome 1, Zm-B73-REFERENCE-NAM-5.0, whole genome shotgun sequence genomic segment:
- the LOC103637622 gene encoding U-box domain-containing protein 70 isoform X1 — MMLSQKSLFRGRVFVAVPEEPRDGKSILSWVIDRVSDSAEIIIVHIVTSPDFESRQQILDCYLDQCSRKKVRAEKRVFLFTDIDEGLIHLINLYGVTELVIGAAADRHYRRKMKAPQSKTALSVMQKAHSHCNMWFICKGKLMFFREANYCLLTKSRSARPTCGVGNRKMDLRSLLQPNLEAKRLEYMYTKDIEIRKEIEAEISQQREETETLKKATLMLQNELDWYRYQWNKNANALQQASKQKRLLEHRISELDSVASHLGESMRASDSLVLSLKLEYSKVKRERDDAVKEARDMRMEKELTEPRAYGAMSSEFSLAELEQATQAFSSSLNIGEGGFGSVYKGLLRSTTVAIKILNTESLRAQSQFKQEVAILSRVRHPNLVTLIGASPEASALVYEFLPNGSLEDRLNCVNSTLPLSWQVRIQIIAEVCSALIFLHKHKPHPVVHGDLKPGNILLDANLVSKLSDFGISRLLLESSATGSEAHFTTQPMGTPAYMDPEFFGTGELTPQSDTYSFGITILRLLTGRAPLRLARVVQQAVSDNDLRSVLDHSAGEWPLAQAEQLARIGLRL; from the exons ATGATGCTGAGCCAGAAGAGTCTTTTTAGAGGCAGAGTATTTGTTGCAGTTCCTGAGGAACCGAGGGATGGGAAATCCATACTGTCTTGGGTTATTGACCGTGTATCTGACAGCGCAGAGATCATCATCGTCCACATAGTAACATCGCCAGACTTTG AAAGCCGGCAGCAAATTTTGGACTGCTACCTGGATCAATGCTCAAGGAAAAAG GTTAGAGCTGAGAAACGGGTGTTTCTATTCACCGATATCGATGAGGGCCTTATTCATCTGATAAATTTATATGGGGTCACTGAACTTGTTATTGGTGCAGCTGCAGACAGACATTACAGgag GAAAATGAAAGCACCACAGTCTAAGACAGCACTGAGCGTGATGCAGAAAGCTCACTCACACTGCAATATGTGGTTTATTTGCAAAGGAAAGCTAATGTTTTTCAG GGAGGCAAATTACTGCCTGTTAACCAAGTCAAGATCAGCACGGCCAACTTGTGGTGTTGGCAatcgcaaaatggatcttcggagTTTGCTTCAACCTAATTTAGAG GCTAAAAGACTGGAATATATGTATACTAAGGATattgaaataaggaaagaaaTAGAGGCAGAAATCTCGCAACAGAGAGAAGAGACAGAAACTCTGAAGAAAGCAACTCTGATGCTCCAGAATGAGCTCGATTGGTACAGATACCAATGGAATAAGAACGCCAATGCATTGCAACAGGCAAGCAAGCAGAAGCGCCTTTTGGAGCATCGCATATCAGAGTTAGACTCTGTTGCCAGCCACTTAGGAGAGAGCATGAGAGCGTCCGATTCCCTCGTGCTCTCGCTGAAGTTGGAGTACAGTAAAGTGAAGCGGGAACGGGACGATGCGGTCAAAGAGGCCAGGGACATGCGCATGGAGAAAGAGCTCACAGAACCTCGTGCCTATGGAGCAATGAGCTCTGAGTTCTCCTTGGCGGAGTTGGAGCAGGCTACCCAGGCATTCAGCAGCTCGCTTAACATTGGTGAAGGCGGATTTGGATCTGTCTACAAGGGTCTCCTCCGGAGCACCACGGTAGCTATCAAGATCCTCAACACTGAAAGCTTGCGTGCCCAATCACAGTTCAAGCAAGAG gTGGCAATACTCAGTAGAGTGAGGCATCCAAACCTAGTCACCCTCATCGGAGCAAGCCCTGAAGCTTCAGCCCTCGTTTACGAGTTCTTACCCAACGGGAGCCTGGAAGACCGTCTGAACTGTGTCAACAGCACCCTGCCACTCAGCTGGCAGGTGCGCATCCAAATCATAGCggaggtttgctccgcgctgatcttcctccacaagcacaagcctCACCCGGTTGTACACGGAGACCTCAAGCCGGGCAACATCCTCCTGGATGCGAACTTGGTGAGCAAGCTCAGCGACTTCGGAATCTCCCGCCTCTTGCTGGAGTCCAGTGCCACCGGCAGCGAGGCACACTTCACCACTCAGCCGATGGGCACGCCGGCATACATGGACCCGGAGTTCTTCGGCACGGGGGAGCTGACACCGCAGTCTGACACGTACTCCTTTGGCATTACGATCCTGCGCCTCCTGACCGGAAGGGCGCCTCTACGCCTCGCGAGGGTGGTGCAACAGGCGGTGAGTGACAACGACCTTCGCTCGGTGTTGGATCACTCGGCAGGTGAGTGGCCGCTGGCACAGGCAGAGCAGCTTGCGCGGATTGGGCTGCgcttatag
- the LOC103637622 gene encoding U-box domain-containing protein 70 isoform X2 — protein MLKEKAADRHYRRKMKAPQSKTALSVMQKAHSHCNMWFICKGKLMFFREANYCLLTKSRSARPTCGVGNRKMDLRSLLQPNLEAKRLEYMYTKDIEIRKEIEAEISQQREETETLKKATLMLQNELDWYRYQWNKNANALQQASKQKRLLEHRISELDSVASHLGESMRASDSLVLSLKLEYSKVKRERDDAVKEARDMRMEKELTEPRAYGAMSSEFSLAELEQATQAFSSSLNIGEGGFGSVYKGLLRSTTVAIKILNTESLRAQSQFKQEVAILSRVRHPNLVTLIGASPEASALVYEFLPNGSLEDRLNCVNSTLPLSWQVRIQIIAEVCSALIFLHKHKPHPVVHGDLKPGNILLDANLVSKLSDFGISRLLLESSATGSEAHFTTQPMGTPAYMDPEFFGTGELTPQSDTYSFGITILRLLTGRAPLRLARVVQQAVSDNDLRSVLDHSAGEWPLAQAEQLARIGLRL, from the exons ATGCTCAAGGAAAAAG CTGCAGACAGACATTACAGgag GAAAATGAAAGCACCACAGTCTAAGACAGCACTGAGCGTGATGCAGAAAGCTCACTCACACTGCAATATGTGGTTTATTTGCAAAGGAAAGCTAATGTTTTTCAG GGAGGCAAATTACTGCCTGTTAACCAAGTCAAGATCAGCACGGCCAACTTGTGGTGTTGGCAatcgcaaaatggatcttcggagTTTGCTTCAACCTAATTTAGAG GCTAAAAGACTGGAATATATGTATACTAAGGATattgaaataaggaaagaaaTAGAGGCAGAAATCTCGCAACAGAGAGAAGAGACAGAAACTCTGAAGAAAGCAACTCTGATGCTCCAGAATGAGCTCGATTGGTACAGATACCAATGGAATAAGAACGCCAATGCATTGCAACAGGCAAGCAAGCAGAAGCGCCTTTTGGAGCATCGCATATCAGAGTTAGACTCTGTTGCCAGCCACTTAGGAGAGAGCATGAGAGCGTCCGATTCCCTCGTGCTCTCGCTGAAGTTGGAGTACAGTAAAGTGAAGCGGGAACGGGACGATGCGGTCAAAGAGGCCAGGGACATGCGCATGGAGAAAGAGCTCACAGAACCTCGTGCCTATGGAGCAATGAGCTCTGAGTTCTCCTTGGCGGAGTTGGAGCAGGCTACCCAGGCATTCAGCAGCTCGCTTAACATTGGTGAAGGCGGATTTGGATCTGTCTACAAGGGTCTCCTCCGGAGCACCACGGTAGCTATCAAGATCCTCAACACTGAAAGCTTGCGTGCCCAATCACAGTTCAAGCAAGAG gTGGCAATACTCAGTAGAGTGAGGCATCCAAACCTAGTCACCCTCATCGGAGCAAGCCCTGAAGCTTCAGCCCTCGTTTACGAGTTCTTACCCAACGGGAGCCTGGAAGACCGTCTGAACTGTGTCAACAGCACCCTGCCACTCAGCTGGCAGGTGCGCATCCAAATCATAGCggaggtttgctccgcgctgatcttcctccacaagcacaagcctCACCCGGTTGTACACGGAGACCTCAAGCCGGGCAACATCCTCCTGGATGCGAACTTGGTGAGCAAGCTCAGCGACTTCGGAATCTCCCGCCTCTTGCTGGAGTCCAGTGCCACCGGCAGCGAGGCACACTTCACCACTCAGCCGATGGGCACGCCGGCATACATGGACCCGGAGTTCTTCGGCACGGGGGAGCTGACACCGCAGTCTGACACGTACTCCTTTGGCATTACGATCCTGCGCCTCCTGACCGGAAGGGCGCCTCTACGCCTCGCGAGGGTGGTGCAACAGGCGGTGAGTGACAACGACCTTCGCTCGGTGTTGGATCACTCGGCAGGTGAGTGGCCGCTGGCACAGGCAGAGCAGCTTGCGCGGATTGGGCTGCgcttatag